A segment of the Malaclemys terrapin pileata isolate rMalTer1 chromosome 1, rMalTer1.hap1, whole genome shotgun sequence genome:
GCCAATAGCAgatctgtattgtaatttaaatgaattacacaGTGTTCTCTATTAACAGGCCtcgtaaggaatctatttgtaaaaaaaaaagtaccagaatcttttttttttttttggtctgtattgttacagacatactcgCTGACAGATatgttgaaataaattaccaaaataatcgTAATTGGCATGATTCTATGGTGttattttggcaaataaaatatgcagacatttgcagaattttcaaatattgtgtgcagaatttttaatgttttggtgtagaattttaatgttttggcacagaattcccccagaagtaccaGATGTAAGATCATGTGTCATTTATTCCTTTTTTGGCAGCTATTATTTATTCTCCGCTATTAAGAGACTGGTGTCGTGTATTCCACTCTGACATGGTGTATCAGTGTCATCCATGGAACTGAAGTTAGGAGGTCATATGCTGTGTTCAGTGCTAGATGGAAATCTGTTGATTTCAATTCCAGTTCCAGGGACTGGTGGCTCTCTTAGGCCACCCTGAAGTTCCTCAGGCTTCTGGCAGGAAGCGAGGCTGCTGGAATCTGCTGCGTTTGGGTGGCTGCCGCAGGATCTGATgaggagggcaggggagagggctggcTTACCCAGACTCCTCTCTTGTTCCCCTGTTGGTGCCACTCTAGCTGTGGCTGTTGGACGAAAGGGAAACTCCAGGGACTGGCTATGTGCCACTGTGATCTACACTGGGTTTGCTTTGAGTACAAGGATGCGTGGGGAATTGTCCTGCTTGTGGAGTGATGTTCTGGATTGGCCATGTGGGTTATTAATTATTGCTTCTGTTTGGAATGACTATGCAGCTGGCTAGATGAAAGGTCCTATCAGTGTGTAGTTCTTTGGAACAGCCTTGTGATCCTTTGACGGATTTGCTTGGTTTTCACCCCATACACTATTGGGTTGAGTACCGGGGGCACCAGCAAGTGGACGTTGGCCATTACGACATGGATGTTGGAACCGTGTATCTTCCCAAACCTGTGTACCATGGACAGGCCAATGAATGGCACGTAGAACAGGAAGACGGCACAGACGTGGGAGATGCAGGTGCCCAGCGCTTTGAGCCGGGCCTCTTGGCTCAGACTCAAGGCGGCTGTGAGAATGAAGACGTACGACAGGGAGATCAGCAGGGAGTCCAACCCAATGACAGAGGTAATAACAATCAAACCGTAGATGATATTGACCTTTATATCGGCACAGGCCAGCTTCATCACGTCCTGGTGCAagcagtaggaatgggagaggactCTGGAGCTGCAGAAGGGCAGCCTTTTAATAAAAATGGGCAAGGGGGCCATCACGGTAGCTCCTCTGATTACGGATGCCAGCCCTATC
Coding sequences within it:
- the LOC128830195 gene encoding olfactory receptor 51E1-like; this translates as MSAANNSSSSASTFTLIGIPGLEAANFWLAFLLCSLYLLAVLGNGTIIYIIKAEQSLHEPMYLFLCMLAAIDVLISTSTMPRMMDLLWFNSTTIGFDACLLQMFCIHSLSAMESTILLAMAFDRYVAICCPLRHAAILTSPRIAKIGLASVIRGATVMAPLPIFIKRLPFCSSRVLSHSYCLHQDVMKLACADIKVNIIYGLIVITSVIGLDSLLISLSYVFILTAALSLSQEARLKALGTCISHVCAVFLFYVPFIGLSMVHRFGKIHGSNIHVVMANVHLLVPPVLNPIVYGVKTKQIRQRITRLFQRTTH